The Pseudomonadota bacterium genome has a window encoding:
- the tilS gene encoding tRNA lysidine(34) synthetase TilS: MTQRPDTLGDAALTAELADNFARLAGDDAADDPQAGIGIAVSGGPDSMALLVLAARLWPERIAAATIDHQLRPESGDEAAMVARYCADHDIPHSILIPAQPIIGNIQSAARNVRYDLLQRWCAEEDCPWLLTAHHADDQLETMLMRLNRGSGVAGMAGVRARNDNVLRPLLHVGKADLLGFCARHVIPFVDDPSNSDMRFDRSHLRQALDGCDWLDAAAAAQSASALAQADEALRWAAGQEAGRRFKSSDDALLCDMTGTALPHDIIRRIMVLALQRIEPGLIPRGDALDRLIAALQSGQTATQGNVLCSSNDGIWRFAVAPQRSEHK; the protein is encoded by the coding sequence TTGACGCAGCGACCCGACACGCTGGGCGATGCGGCACTGACAGCCGAACTCGCCGACAATTTTGCCAGGCTGGCCGGTGACGATGCGGCCGATGATCCGCAGGCCGGAATTGGCATTGCCGTATCGGGTGGACCCGACAGCATGGCGCTGCTGGTGCTGGCGGCAAGGCTATGGCCGGAGCGCATCGCCGCCGCCACCATCGATCACCAGCTGCGCCCCGAAAGCGGCGATGAAGCGGCCATGGTCGCCCGCTATTGCGCTGATCACGATATTCCGCACAGCATCCTGATCCCGGCGCAGCCGATCATCGGCAATATCCAGTCTGCCGCGCGCAATGTGCGCTATGATTTGTTGCAGCGCTGGTGCGCGGAGGAAGACTGTCCTTGGCTGCTGACCGCACATCATGCCGATGACCAGCTTGAGACAATGCTGATGCGGCTGAACCGCGGCAGCGGTGTCGCCGGCATGGCCGGCGTCCGGGCACGCAACGACAATGTGCTGCGCCCGCTGCTGCATGTCGGCAAAGCCGATCTGCTCGGCTTTTGCGCGCGTCACGTCATCCCCTTTGTCGATGACCCTTCAAATAGCGATATGCGCTTCGATCGCAGCCATTTGCGCCAGGCACTGGACGGCTGCGACTGGCTCGACGCAGCAGCGGCAGCGCAATCGGCAAGCGCGCTGGCACAGGCCGATGAGGCGCTGCGCTGGGCCGCCGGGCAGGAGGCGGGACGCCGCTTTAAGAGCAGCGATGATGCATTGCTCTGCGATATGACCGGCACCGCCCTGCCGCATGATATCATCCGCCGAATCATGGTGCTGGCGCTGCAGCGGATCGAGCCGGGGCTGATTCCGCGTGGCGATGCGCTGGATCGGCTGATCGCGGCGCTGCAATCAGGCCAGACAGCGACCCAGGGCAATGTACTGTGTAGCAGCAACGACGGTATCTGGCGTTTCGCCGTTGCACCGCAACGATCAGAACACAAATAA
- the ftsH gene encoding ATP-dependent zinc metalloprotease FtsH has translation MNNDQEPNTPNPWIRNMLIWAGVIIALLVVVSMFNTGNVNSRASEISYSQFRDRIAAGTLTKVEIAEDQIVGIASDGSRVVATPVGSDASLVELLESKQIEYTGRAPEKTSLLTLFLLQALPFILIIAIAFFIMRQVQKGGGAGGAMGFGKSKAKMLTEKQGKVTFADVAGIDEAREELQEIVEFLKDPARFARLGGQIPKGALLVGSPGTGKTLLARAIAGEAGVPFFTISGSDFVEMFVGVGASRVRDMFEQAKKNAPCIVFIDEIDAVGRSRGHGLGNSNDEREQTLNQLLVEMDGFEANEGIIIIAATNRPDVLDPALLRPGRFDRQVVVPVPDIDGREKILQVHMKKVPLAPDVSARIIARGTPGFSGADLANLVNEAALLAARRSKRLVAMQEFEDAKDKVMMGSERKSMVMTEDEKKMTAYHEAGHAIVAMHEPASDPIHKATIIPRGRALGMVMRLPERDNYSYHRDKMYANLSVSMGGRVAEEIIFGYDKVSSGASGDIQYATQLARDMVTKWGMSDELGPVQYEEQADGYLGMGQTQRTMMSAETSKKIDSEIRRIIDAGYDKAKTVLTENEDQLHSLAQALLEYETLTGDEIKSLLDNGKIDRPDEPSGPTVVKPSVGAAIPKAGGRKGPFSNPKPEGA, from the coding sequence ATGAATAACGATCAGGAACCGAATACCCCCAATCCCTGGATCCGAAACATGCTCATCTGGGCCGGTGTCATCATCGCGCTTCTGGTCGTGGTGTCGATGTTCAACACCGGCAATGTCAACAGCCGCGCCTCGGAAATAAGCTATTCGCAGTTCCGTGACCGTATCGCTGCAGGGACTTTGACCAAGGTCGAAATCGCCGAGGACCAGATTGTCGGCATTGCCAGCGATGGCAGCCGCGTGGTCGCCACACCGGTGGGCAGCGATGCCAGCCTGGTCGAACTGCTCGAAAGCAAGCAGATCGAATATACCGGCCGTGCGCCCGAAAAAACCAGCCTGTTGACGCTGTTCCTGCTGCAGGCACTGCCATTCATCCTGATCATCGCCATCGCCTTTTTCATCATGCGACAGGTGCAGAAAGGCGGCGGTGCGGGCGGTGCCATGGGCTTTGGCAAGTCCAAGGCCAAGATGCTGACCGAGAAACAGGGCAAGGTGACCTTTGCCGATGTTGCCGGCATCGATGAAGCGCGCGAGGAATTGCAGGAAATTGTCGAGTTTCTGAAAGACCCGGCGCGCTTTGCCCGGCTTGGCGGCCAGATTCCCAAGGGCGCATTGCTGGTCGGCTCGCCCGGTACCGGTAAAACCCTGCTGGCCCGTGCGATTGCCGGCGAGGCAGGCGTACCGTTCTTCACCATTTCGGGTTCGGATTTCGTCGAGATGTTTGTCGGCGTCGGTGCCAGCCGTGTCCGCGACATGTTCGAACAGGCCAAGAAGAATGCGCCGTGCATCGTGTTTATCGACGAGATCGACGCGGTTGGCCGTTCGCGTGGTCATGGCCTTGGCAACTCCAATGATGAGCGCGAGCAGACGCTGAACCAGCTGCTGGTCGAGATGGACGGCTTTGAGGCCAATGAAGGCATCATCATCATCGCCGCGACCAACCGTCCCGACGTGCTCGATCCGGCGCTGCTGCGTCCAGGCCGTTTCGACCGCCAAGTGGTGGTGCCGGTGCCCGATATCGATGGCCGCGAGAAGATCCTGCAGGTGCATATGAAGAAGGTGCCGCTGGCTCCCGATGTCAGCGCCCGCATCATCGCCCGCGGTACGCCCGGCTTCTCCGGTGCCGATCTCGCCAATCTGGTGAACGAGGCCGCTTTGCTGGCCGCACGCCGCTCCAAGCGCCTTGTCGCGATGCAGGAATTCGAGGACGCCAAGGATAAGGTCATGATGGGCAGCGAGCGCAAGTCCATGGTGATGACCGAGGACGAGAAGAAGATGACCGCCTATCATGAGGCGGGCCATGCGATTGTCGCAATGCACGAGCCGGCGTCCGACCCGATCCACAAAGCGACCATCATCCCGCGTGGCCGTGCCCTCGGCATGGTGATGCGTCTGCCCGAGCGCGATAATTACAGCTATCACCGCGACAAGATGTACGCCAATCTGTCGGTGTCCATGGGCGGTCGCGTCGCCGAGGAGATCATCTTCGGCTATGACAAGGTGTCCTCGGGCGCCAGTGGCGATATTCAGTATGCCACCCAGCTGGCGCGCGACATGGTCACCAAATGGGGCATGTCGGACGAGCTCGGCCCGGTGCAATATGAGGAACAGGCCGATGGCTATCTCGGCATGGGCCAGACCCAGCGCACCATGATGTCGGCGGAAACCTCGAAGAAGATCGACTCCGAAATCCGCCGCATCATCGATGCTGGCTATGACAAGGCAAAGACGGTGCTGACCGAGAATGAGGACCAGCTCCACTCGCTGGCCCAGGCGCTGCTCGAATATGAGACGCTGACCGGCGACGAGATTAAGAGCCTGCTCGACAACGGCAAGATCGACCGCCCCGACGAGCCCAGCGGCCCCACCGTGGTCAAACCCAGCGTCGGCGCCGCCATCCCCAAGGCCGGCGGCCGCAAGGGACCGTTCAGCAATCCCAAGCCCGAAGGGGCGTAG